Proteins from a genomic interval of Luteolibacter sp. Y139:
- a CDS encoding LamG-like jellyroll fold domain-containing protein, whose product MKIQTNPFVGALLVSGLLLPAAQAGVAPYTSADADTTYLYHFSEASGTSSAANAGSTGRAALSIDGNPYAGDTVDQALITTVLGSTGFTGFGNAASLFSDACLGVDADGNGAFRPGDSAPVGPDQMTGHSTIYGVGNAFTLEAMVNVSSITGANREIICTDTNGAAADRGFQFRINTTGNLEFNAIGTTPAAAIIPIPTTGAHAFVANEWFHVALTYDGTTLRFYWTRVAPSSTTTNEIGTNTVETVELADDAILVLGNEGRSTGGLGGEPLGGLLDEVRISKVARTPSQFIFFNEGDTDNDNLQDGWEVTYFGDLTQNGSGDFDGDGFNNLAEQTAGSNPNNSESIPGETDADGLADSWEIAHFGNLNQSGDGDPDHDFATNNDEETAGTDPNSSTSFPDSDTDGLSDGWEFNFLGDLSFTASQDPDQDLYTNAEEYTAGTNPLDQLSSPDGDADGLVDGWEVLYFHVNGDNRTTLLARQDGSGDPDGDGYTNEQEETAGTNPTTAEKPTDLDTDGLIDSWEIANFNGLDEDATGNPDGDTANNLQEQNAGSDPNSAASKPGDIDGDGILDNSGAFQPYAADSHTLHLWHLDEVDQPAMDVGSNPVTMGALNGNGRLWTPSLAGFSTGLDTSLGRGSASGGALSAKPLVNGPEDDTTMSYAGADGAFTYEAIVRIDFNPAAATSPTNAMQIVTGESDASASRIWQFRLVPINGPGNTGGTTPRLEFINIHGAIGTQSLSAPLPTSGDPDAIVQGSWYHVAVSYNGSEATPDNLKLYWTLLDPSRTQANEVFSGQMTSDLISAAPDFTIGNEGKGDPTGPGSTDGFAGVIDEVRISDIARTPGQFFFTGGAGDTDSDQLPDAWETTWFGDLSQAADGDFDHDGSDNLTEYRLGLTPNTGTSRFAATIGTGHQIQWPSVTGVTFTIERSTNLGSGSWSVLNAAFAGTAGTASFTDPSPPAGKAFYRIKLNP is encoded by the coding sequence ATGAAAATCCAGACGAACCCCTTCGTCGGTGCGCTGCTTGTCTCAGGGCTGCTTCTCCCCGCCGCACAAGCGGGAGTGGCCCCCTACACGTCAGCTGATGCCGATACCACCTATCTCTATCATTTCAGCGAGGCGTCGGGAACGAGTTCCGCCGCCAATGCCGGTTCCACCGGTCGGGCAGCCCTCTCGATCGATGGCAATCCGTATGCCGGCGACACCGTCGACCAGGCGCTGATCACCACCGTGCTCGGCAGCACCGGCTTCACTGGATTCGGCAATGCCGCGAGCCTTTTCAGCGACGCCTGTCTCGGCGTCGACGCGGATGGAAACGGAGCCTTCCGCCCCGGCGACAGTGCGCCGGTGGGCCCTGATCAAATGACGGGCCATTCCACCATCTACGGCGTTGGCAATGCCTTCACCTTGGAAGCGATGGTCAACGTCTCATCCATTACCGGCGCGAACCGCGAGATCATCTGCACCGACACCAACGGCGCCGCAGCCGATCGCGGCTTCCAGTTCCGCATCAATACCACCGGCAATCTCGAGTTCAACGCCATCGGCACTACCCCCGCCGCGGCGATCATCCCGATCCCCACCACTGGAGCCCACGCCTTCGTCGCGAATGAATGGTTCCATGTCGCGTTGACTTACGATGGCACCACGCTCCGCTTCTACTGGACCCGTGTCGCGCCCTCGTCCACCACGACCAATGAGATCGGGACCAATACGGTGGAAACCGTGGAGCTCGCCGACGATGCCATCCTGGTGCTGGGAAATGAAGGCCGCAGCACCGGCGGGCTGGGAGGCGAGCCGCTGGGCGGTCTTCTCGACGAGGTGCGCATCAGCAAGGTCGCACGAACGCCGAGCCAGTTCATTTTCTTCAACGAAGGGGACACGGACAACGACAACCTCCAGGACGGATGGGAGGTCACCTACTTCGGCGATCTCACCCAGAACGGATCGGGTGATTTCGACGGCGATGGATTCAACAACCTCGCGGAGCAAACCGCCGGCTCCAATCCTAACAACTCCGAGTCCATCCCGGGTGAGACCGATGCCGACGGCTTGGCAGACTCCTGGGAGATCGCGCACTTCGGCAATCTCAACCAATCCGGTGACGGTGATCCCGACCACGACTTCGCCACCAATAACGACGAGGAAACAGCGGGCACTGATCCCAACAGCAGCACCAGCTTCCCGGACAGCGACACCGACGGCTTGAGCGACGGCTGGGAATTCAACTTCCTGGGCGACCTGAGTTTCACCGCCTCCCAGGATCCCGATCAGGATCTCTACACCAACGCCGAAGAATACACCGCCGGTACCAATCCTCTCGATCAACTCTCCTCACCCGACGGCGATGCGGACGGCCTGGTAGACGGCTGGGAAGTCCTCTACTTCCACGTCAATGGCGACAACAGGACCACCCTGCTGGCAAGACAGGATGGCTCCGGCGACCCGGACGGCGACGGCTATACCAACGAGCAGGAAGAGACCGCAGGCACCAATCCAACCACTGCGGAAAAGCCAACCGACCTCGACACCGATGGATTGATCGACTCGTGGGAGATCGCCAACTTCAATGGTCTCGACGAGGATGCTACCGGTAATCCAGACGGCGATACCGCGAACAATCTGCAGGAGCAGAATGCAGGCTCGGATCCCAACTCAGCGGCTTCCAAGCCCGGCGACATCGACGGCGACGGCATCCTGGACAACTCCGGAGCGTTTCAACCCTATGCAGCGGATAGCCATACCCTTCACCTCTGGCATCTCGATGAGGTGGATCAACCGGCAATGGATGTGGGCAGCAATCCCGTCACGATGGGTGCCCTCAATGGGAACGGCAGGCTTTGGACACCTTCGCTTGCCGGCTTCTCCACGGGCCTCGATACATCACTCGGACGCGGCTCCGCCTCGGGTGGTGCACTCTCTGCGAAGCCTTTGGTGAATGGCCCGGAAGACGATACCACCATGAGCTATGCAGGTGCGGATGGAGCATTCACCTACGAAGCCATCGTCAGGATCGACTTCAATCCCGCGGCCGCCACTTCTCCCACAAACGCGATGCAGATCGTGACTGGCGAGTCGGATGCCAGCGCCAGTCGCATCTGGCAATTCCGTCTCGTTCCGATCAATGGACCGGGGAACACGGGCGGCACCACGCCGCGCTTGGAATTCATCAACATCCACGGAGCTATCGGCACCCAATCGCTCTCAGCGCCGCTGCCGACGAGTGGTGATCCGGACGCCATCGTCCAAGGCAGTTGGTATCACGTCGCCGTCAGCTACAATGGCAGCGAAGCAACGCCGGACAACTTGAAGCTCTATTGGACGCTGCTCGATCCATCGCGCACGCAGGCCAATGAAGTGTTCTCCGGTCAGATGACGAGTGACCTCATCAGTGCCGCTCCGGATTTCACGATCGGGAATGAGGGCAAGGGTGACCCCACCGGCCCTGGTTCCACCGATGGCTTCGCTGGCGTGATCGATGAAGTCCGCATCAGCGACATCGCCCGCACTCCCGGTCAGTTCTTCTTCACCGGTGGCGCTGGTGACACCGATAGCGATCAATTGCCTGACGCCTGGGAAACCACCTGGTTCGGAGACCTGAGCCAGGCGGCGGATGGCGACTTCGATCACGATGGCTCCGACAACCTGACCGAGTATCGCCTCGGCCTGACACCGAACACCGGCACCTCCCGCTTCGCGGCCACCATCGGCACCGGCCATCAGATCCAGTGGCCGAGCGTCACCGGAGTGACCTTCACCATCGAAAGGAGCACCAACCTCGGCTCCGGATCCTGGTCCGTGCTGAATGCGGCCTTCGCCGGTACCGCCGGCACGGCCAGCTTCACCGACCCCTCCCCGCCGGCCGGCAAGGCCTTCTACCGGATCAAGCTCAACCCCTGA
- a CDS encoding histidine kinase — MHSHAPTQAVRGWRPRQLSRWVAWVCLLALTGALLAAEPKVEPYEVDSNTIHLWHLDEQGPPFKDAVNDGSDLRGMHNGAAAGEPGLLGLGRSISFHHDAGGTPGEPSLAGAIVTVAPVLANGSEDNAPEGFRFQGEKGAFTFEAMLKFDELPSQARSIALAIITMDGEQSDRIFSFRVEREGFLSFTPLPNSGAEGGAIASIPVRGPHAINTKDWFHVAVCYDGRPGVPGSLQLYWTRLDAPRESANRIGLGMLSHKLATTTGDFAIGNEARNHLPGNAEAEPFPGLIDEVRVSSVARHPTDFCFVSPGKRGSDYAIPPKEANARGGTFQLGFTGVTVDGEAIQAIPPAGTPLSLSPGLHRMEFEIGAGSNFVGRPVQLRCQLGGFDEHWQESVLGMSLTFEFLDAASKPLSQAQFNMTGSSPGWGTGLGDSNTTIRRGALYSPEDARFLRVTLSSGAQDTSGSLCLDNLDIHLPESPEKPLWANGRFEIGSDVLSPMRAPTGWSRGGEEPAIALVSNKDGSAMLSLIDGDQSMGGKWTATQALDPAKTAGRTLIVTWREAYNVITGNLQRATFLNVPPGEYVFRAIGMTNDSRPETAALTLPILVRPHAWQRGWFWPAVTTCLSSLVAVALIRQRNRRNRQRLRELAFQAALERDRTRIARDVHDDLGTRITVLNLAATLAGRAMEREPDKARKQLEKMKSVSRSLVIAMDELVWAIDPSHDNLDELASRLTQNADEIFQDSEIRYRYDVPDSLPPLPVGSDFRHNVSMAVREALNNVLKHAGPCDLTMTVSFDGKLLEISILDTGRGFTATAAPGGHGLGNFESRLADIGGTCEVRSTPGEGTLVRFLCPVPKNPKALPDD, encoded by the coding sequence ATGCATTCACACGCTCCGACCCAAGCAGTTCGCGGCTGGCGGCCACGCCAGCTGTCGCGGTGGGTCGCGTGGGTTTGCCTGCTTGCTCTAACAGGAGCTCTGCTGGCGGCGGAACCTAAGGTCGAACCCTATGAAGTGGACAGCAACACCATTCACTTGTGGCATCTCGATGAGCAGGGACCTCCATTCAAGGATGCGGTCAATGATGGGAGCGATCTGCGAGGTATGCACAACGGAGCGGCTGCTGGGGAGCCCGGCTTGCTAGGACTGGGACGCTCGATTTCATTCCATCATGATGCCGGAGGAACACCGGGTGAACCCTCGCTCGCAGGCGCGATCGTAACGGTGGCCCCTGTTCTCGCGAATGGCAGCGAGGACAATGCACCGGAGGGCTTCCGTTTTCAGGGTGAGAAGGGGGCATTCACCTTCGAGGCGATGCTGAAGTTCGATGAACTGCCGTCCCAAGCCCGGTCCATCGCGCTTGCCATCATCACGATGGACGGTGAACAGAGCGACCGGATCTTCAGCTTCCGTGTGGAGCGGGAGGGCTTCCTTTCCTTCACTCCTCTTCCCAACAGCGGCGCAGAGGGCGGCGCCATCGCGTCGATTCCAGTGCGCGGTCCGCACGCGATCAATACCAAGGACTGGTTCCATGTGGCCGTGTGTTACGACGGTCGGCCGGGAGTGCCGGGCTCCCTGCAGCTCTATTGGACACGGCTGGATGCTCCGCGCGAGTCAGCCAATCGGATCGGTCTCGGCATGCTTTCGCACAAGCTGGCCACAACGACGGGCGACTTCGCGATCGGCAACGAAGCGCGGAACCACCTTCCCGGGAATGCCGAGGCGGAGCCTTTCCCCGGGCTGATCGATGAAGTGCGGGTGAGTTCGGTGGCGAGGCATCCCACCGACTTCTGTTTCGTTTCTCCCGGGAAGCGCGGATCAGACTATGCCATCCCTCCAAAGGAAGCGAACGCACGTGGCGGCACCTTTCAACTGGGCTTCACCGGCGTGACGGTGGACGGCGAAGCAATCCAAGCAATTCCACCGGCAGGCACGCCACTGAGTCTCAGCCCGGGCCTGCACCGGATGGAGTTCGAGATCGGGGCAGGGTCGAATTTCGTCGGTCGTCCTGTGCAACTGCGCTGCCAACTCGGTGGATTCGACGAACACTGGCAGGAGAGCGTGCTGGGAATGAGCCTGACCTTCGAATTTTTGGATGCAGCCTCGAAGCCACTTTCCCAAGCCCAGTTCAACATGACGGGAAGCAGCCCCGGATGGGGGACGGGATTGGGCGACTCGAACACCACGATCAGGCGCGGAGCGCTCTACTCACCGGAGGACGCGAGATTCCTGCGCGTCACGCTCAGTTCCGGAGCGCAGGACACCAGCGGCAGCTTGTGCCTCGATAACCTCGATATCCATCTCCCTGAGAGTCCGGAAAAACCGCTATGGGCCAACGGCCGGTTTGAAATCGGCTCGGACGTGCTTTCGCCGATGCGGGCTCCCACGGGCTGGTCGCGCGGTGGGGAAGAACCAGCCATCGCCCTGGTTTCTAACAAGGATGGCTCTGCCATGCTGAGCCTCATCGATGGCGACCAGTCGATGGGTGGAAAGTGGACGGCCACCCAGGCACTTGATCCGGCGAAGACCGCGGGGCGAACGCTGATCGTCACGTGGCGCGAGGCCTACAACGTGATCACCGGCAACTTACAGCGAGCGACCTTTCTCAATGTTCCGCCGGGAGAGTATGTCTTCCGCGCGATTGGAATGACGAACGATTCCCGCCCTGAAACGGCGGCACTCACGCTGCCCATCCTGGTGCGCCCGCATGCCTGGCAGCGGGGATGGTTCTGGCCCGCGGTCACGACTTGCCTCAGCTCGCTGGTGGCGGTCGCACTGATCCGGCAACGCAACCGGCGCAACCGGCAACGGCTGCGCGAACTCGCCTTCCAAGCCGCGTTGGAAAGAGACCGAACCCGCATTGCCCGTGACGTGCATGATGACCTCGGCACCCGCATCACGGTCCTCAACCTGGCGGCGACCTTGGCCGGGCGTGCGATGGAAAGGGAACCTGACAAGGCGCGGAAGCAGCTCGAGAAGATGAAGTCTGTTTCCCGCAGTCTGGTGATCGCCATGGATGAACTGGTATGGGCAATCGATCCCTCACACGACAACCTCGATGAGCTCGCCTCGCGGCTGACCCAGAATGCCGATGAGATCTTCCAGGATAGCGAAATCCGCTATCGCTATGACGTGCCGGATTCCTTGCCGCCGCTACCGGTGGGATCGGATTTCCGGCACAACGTTTCGATGGCGGTGCGCGAAGCCTTGAACAACGTCCTGAAGCACGCGGGCCCATGCGACCTCACCATGACCGTGAGTTTCGACGGCAAGCTTCTGGAGATCTCGATCCTGGATACCGGACGAGGCTTCACGGCAACCGCCGCTCCGGGTGGCCACGGTCTCGGGAACTTCGAGTCCAGGCTTGCCGATATAGGCGGCACTTGCGAGGTTCGTTCCACTCCGGGAGAGGGGACTCTTGTTCGCTTCCTCTGCCCGGTTCCCAAAAACCCCAAAGCCCTTCCCGATGACTGA
- a CDS encoding response regulator transcription factor → MTESPVTVAIVEDDGALRESLIDLIETSPRWKLAAAFSDGESALKVLANTPPNVVLMDIQLPGMSGIECVEKLAARQLDTEILMLTVYDNNEWIYNALAAGASGYLLKRDIAERLLEALDEVLAGGSPMSAAIARKVVRHFKKKSPVENLDLTPRETQILNLLVKGSLYKEIAWDLGIGVETVRTHLHKIYTKLHVRTRTEAVVKYLGRD, encoded by the coding sequence ATGACTGAGAGCCCGGTGACCGTCGCGATCGTGGAAGATGATGGAGCGCTAAGGGAGAGCTTGATCGATCTGATCGAGACATCTCCCCGGTGGAAGCTCGCCGCCGCATTTTCGGACGGCGAGTCCGCGCTCAAGGTGCTCGCGAACACCCCGCCGAATGTCGTGCTGATGGACATTCAGCTGCCAGGGATGTCGGGAATCGAGTGTGTCGAGAAGCTGGCAGCTCGCCAGTTGGACACGGAGATCCTGATGCTGACGGTCTACGACAACAACGAGTGGATCTACAATGCACTCGCCGCCGGAGCATCCGGCTATCTCCTCAAACGCGACATTGCCGAGCGACTCTTGGAAGCGCTGGACGAGGTGCTTGCAGGCGGATCGCCGATGTCGGCTGCGATCGCCCGCAAGGTGGTGCGCCATTTCAAGAAGAAGTCTCCAGTCGAGAACCTTGACCTCACACCAAGGGAGACGCAGATCCTGAACTTGCTGGTGAAGGGCTCGCTCTACAAGGAGATCGCGTGGGACCTCGGGATCGGGGTCGAAACGGTGCGGACGCATCTCCACAAGATCTACACGAAGCTCCATGTCCGCACACGGACGGAGGCTGTGGTGAAGTACCTCGGGCGGGACTAG